In a single window of the Scophthalmus maximus strain ysfricsl-2021 chromosome 18, ASM2237912v1, whole genome shotgun sequence genome:
- the LOC118290443 gene encoding trace amine-associated receptor 1-like — translation MEAELNVNSNYVVNDIHPCYESDNTTYIFSSNPSLTCVLVYIFLGSLSVATICGNLLVITSIIYFKQLHTPTNYLILSLAVADLLVGVLVFPFSMVFTVTSCLYHEDLFYRYYAVCQPLTYRSKINAHATVIMIMVSWGISVLIGIGIIIAGFSQGTCEEMCSADVLIANTMGPVFSFYLPAIIMLCIYFKIFLVAQKQVNSIQSTKSGATVSRMERKATKTLATVMGVFLLCLTPYFLCIVFQPLAYYPPPIPVTETLNWLALSNSMLNPLIYAFFYSWFRSALRIIISGKIFRGDLANSRLF, via the exons ATGGAAGCAGAGCTGAATGTGAACAGCAATTATGTTGTTAATGACATACATCCCTGCTATGAATCAGATAATACAACTTACATATTTTCAAGCAACCCTTCCCTGACATGTGTTTTGGTTTATATTTTCCTTGGCTCATTATCTGTTGCCACAATATGTGGAAATCTTCTGGTAATCACCTCCATCATTTACTTCAAACAGCTCCACACTCCTACAAACTACCTGATTCTCTCTTTGGCTGTGGCTGACCTGCTTGTAggggttttggtttttcctTTCAGCATGGTATTCACTGTGACCTCATGTCTGTACCATGaagatttatttt ACAGATATTATGCAGTTTGTCAGCCCCTGACATATAGAAGCAAAATAAATGCGCATGCTACTGTAATTATGATCATGGTGAGCTGGGGTATCTCTGTTCTAATCGGTATTGGTATAATAATTGCAGGATTCAGCCAAGGAACATGTGAAGAAATGTGCTCAGCTGATGTTTTAATTGCGAATACTATGGGGCCTGTTTTCTCATTCTACCTCCCAGCAATCATAATGCTTTGTATCTACTTTAAGATTTTTCTTGTTGCTCAGAAACAGGTGAACAGCATCCAGAGCACAAAGTCTGGAGCAACGGTCAGTaggatggagaggaaggccACAAAAACCCTGGCTACTGTTATGGGAGTTTTTCTTCTATGTTTGACTCCTTACTTTTTATGCATTGTATTTCAGCCTTTGGCTTATTATCCGCCACCCATCCCTGTGACTGAGACACTTAACTGGCTGGCATTGTCAAATTCAATGCTGAATCCGTTAATTTATGCGTTCTTTTACAGTTGGTTCAGATCCGCTCTCAGAATAATTATTTCTGGAAAAATATTCCGAGGTGATTTAGCCAATTCCAGattgttttga
- the LOC124849604 gene encoding trace amine-associated receptor 4-like, protein MSSCSNLTAPLSVLCLSVDVVFLSSLSVLIMCGNLLVIISIVYFKQLHTPTNYLILSLAVADLLVGVLVLPFSLILFVSSYWYLQDLLCRVRGSFDMLLCSCSILNLCCISVDRFYAVCQPLRYRIKINVRVVGLMILVTWTVSAIIGIVVTFWAPKQGQNSRRCDVFQTKSSTIMGAFFAFYIPAIVIVTIYLKILMVAQRQARRILNTKKSGATVSKMEKKATKTLALVMGVFLMSWTPFFLCVTIHPLIDYTIPSHVIQIFKWLGWSNSMLNPCVYAFFYSWFRSAFRMIITGKIFQGDFSNSKLASVGNLLT, encoded by the exons ATGTCAAGTTGCTCCAACTTGACTGCTCCTCTGTCagtcctctgtctgtcagtggacGTGGTCTTCCTGAG CTCTTTATCAGTCCTCATAATGTGTGGAAACCTTCTCGTAATAATCTCCATCGTTTACTTCAAACAGCTCCACACTCCTACAAACTACCTGATCCTCTCTCTGGCTGTGGCTGACCTGTTAGTAGGGGTTTTAGTTTTGCCTTTTAGCCTGATACTCTTTGTAAGTTCATACTGGTATCTTCAAGATTTACTCTGCAGGGTACGAGGCAGCTTTGATATGTTGCTGTGCAGTTGTTCTATTTTGAACTTGTGCTGTATTTCTGTTGACAGATTTTATGCAGTGTGTCAGCCTCTGAGGTacagaattaaaataaatgtccgTGTTGTTGGGCTCATGATCCTGGTGACCTGGACTGTTTCTGCTATAATTGGAATCGTCGTCACATTTTGGGCACCAAAGCAAGGACAAAATTCCAGGAGGTGTGATGtatttcaaactaaaagttCAACAATTATGGGagctttttttgcattttacatccCAGCCATTGTAATAGTTACCATCTACCTAAAGATTTTGATGGTGGCACAGAGACAGGCACGCAGGATCCTGAACACGAAAAAGTCTGGGGCAACTGTCAGTAAGATGGAAAAGAAGGCTACTAAAACTCTGGCTCTTGTGATGGGGGTTTTTCTGATGTCTTGGactcctttctttctgtgtgtcacCATCCACCCTTTGATCGATTATACAATACCTTCTCATGTGATTCAAATATTCAAGTGGCTTGGATGGTCTAATTCAATGCTCAATCCATGTGTCTATGCTTTCTTCTACAGCTGGTTTCGATCAGCTTTTAGAATGATCATTACGGGGAAAATATTTCAAGGTGATTTTTCGAACTCTAAGCTAGCAAGTGTAGGGAACCTATTgacataa